One stretch of Microbacterium terrae DNA includes these proteins:
- a CDS encoding fumarylacetoacetate hydrolase family protein, which translates to MVTAAAHPRPDRAGMIYGMSANQAGFDTTPRVFTRHPGMIVGDGDPLEIHPSAGTVVAEGELAIVIGTAVHCAGLEAARAAIGGWALANDVTAVDLMTPDVGIQEGKGLATPLSTMVGPEFAAEDAVIHVSVNGEVRSSGASSLLRVRGPELVAWVSRTQHLLPGDVILCGAPAPAVPVRIGDRVRIWAEGLPSLENLVVDASTA; encoded by the coding sequence GTGGTGACGGCGGCGGCGCATCCCCGCCCCGATCGTGCCGGCATGATCTACGGCATGTCGGCGAATCAGGCCGGCTTCGACACCACGCCGCGCGTCTTCACGCGGCATCCGGGGATGATCGTCGGCGACGGCGACCCCCTCGAGATCCACCCGTCCGCAGGCACTGTCGTCGCCGAAGGCGAGCTCGCGATCGTGATCGGCACCGCCGTCCACTGCGCCGGTCTCGAAGCCGCCCGTGCCGCGATCGGAGGGTGGGCGCTCGCCAACGACGTCACCGCGGTCGACCTGATGACGCCCGACGTCGGCATCCAGGAGGGGAAGGGACTGGCGACGCCGCTCTCGACGATGGTCGGCCCCGAGTTCGCCGCCGAGGATGCCGTCATCCACGTGTCGGTCAATGGCGAGGTGCGCTCGAGCGGCGCCTCGTCGCTGCTGCGTGTGCGCGGCCCCGAGCTCGTCGCCTGGGTCTCGCGCACCCAGCACCTGCTGCCGGGCGACGTGATCCTGTGCGGCGCGCCAGCCCCCGCGGTGCCGGTCCGGATCGGCGACCGGGTGCGGATCTGGGCCGAGGGGCTGCCGTCGCTCGAGAACCTCGTGGTCGACGCTTCGACCGCCTGA
- a CDS encoding carbohydrate ABC transporter permease translates to MSDQSSQEGGAGIVAATTLLTGKRPLDGIPDDDRAPETAAPPKVRRFSAANRGRLVLLAFVAPALIIYLLMVIVPSIQSVQLSFTDWDGISDGYDYIGFQNYQDILTSGRFWNAVRNTLILGLGSAIIINVIALIVALLLDRLNHGQGFFRTAVYLPALVSAFIMATIWKYLLNYNFGMVNNVLRDLGLPDWARDWLGDSSIVVWVILFITCFTLGGNTTLIYLANLQSVPQELLEASKIDGANGWQSFWNVTWPMIAGAVTVNVTLAMIAGWVIFDQVMVLTSGGPGFVSETMAFFIYKVGFGEYRAGFGSAAAVVLFLVVIVSTVGANAYMRKREIQA, encoded by the coding sequence ATGAGCGATCAGAGCTCTCAAGAAGGCGGCGCCGGCATCGTTGCCGCGACCACGCTGCTGACCGGGAAGCGTCCTCTCGACGGCATCCCCGATGACGACCGAGCCCCCGAGACCGCGGCGCCGCCCAAGGTCCGCCGATTCTCGGCAGCCAACCGCGGTCGCCTCGTCCTGTTGGCCTTCGTTGCCCCGGCGCTCATCATCTACCTGCTCATGGTGATCGTCCCGTCGATCCAGTCCGTGCAGCTCAGCTTCACCGACTGGGACGGCATCAGCGACGGCTACGACTACATCGGATTCCAGAACTACCAGGACATCCTCACCAGCGGCCGCTTCTGGAACGCGGTCAGGAACACCCTGATCCTGGGCCTCGGCTCAGCGATCATCATCAACGTCATCGCGCTGATCGTCGCTCTCCTCCTCGACCGGCTCAATCACGGTCAGGGCTTCTTCCGCACCGCGGTGTACCTGCCCGCTCTCGTCAGCGCCTTCATCATGGCGACGATCTGGAAGTACCTCCTCAACTACAACTTCGGCATGGTCAACAACGTCCTCCGCGACCTGGGCCTGCCGGACTGGGCCCGTGACTGGCTGGGCGACAGCAGCATCGTCGTCTGGGTGATCCTCTTCATCACCTGCTTCACCCTCGGCGGCAACACCACCCTCATCTACCTCGCGAACCTCCAGTCGGTGCCGCAGGAACTGCTCGAGGCATCCAAGATCGACGGCGCCAACGGCTGGCAGTCCTTCTGGAACGTCACCTGGCCCATGATCGCCGGCGCCGTCACCGTCAACGTCACCCTCGCGATGATCGCCGGCTGGGTCATCTTCGACCAGGTCATGGTCCTCACCTCCGGCGGCCCCGGGTTCGTCTCAGAGACCATGGCGTTCTTCATCTACAAGGTCGGCTTCGGCGAGTACCGCGCCGGCTTCGGATCGGCCGCAGCCGTCGTGCTGTTCCTCGTCGTCATCGTCAGCACCGTGGGCGCCAACGCCTACATGCGCAAGAGGGAGATCCAGGCATGA
- a CDS encoding aldo/keto reductase produces the protein MNHVALGASRLEVSRLCLGTMNFGRHVSTADAHAILDHAHESGINYIDTANRYGTPDRPHASEEIIGDWIAQGGGRRERTVLATKVFEETDPWPNNGGLSALNIRRACDASLRRLKTDYIDIYQMHHIDRGAGWDEVWEAYDVLRAQGKVLYAGSSNFAGWHLAMAQTSARARGSLGLVSEQSVYSLAQRTIELEVLPAARALGIGVVAWSPLAGGLLAGPPDPAGRRHSDPGFAERAARHSAQLERTAAIADAAGMPVAVLALSWLLAQPGLAAAIVGPRTIGQLDSMLIAAEVQLDDAVLDELDETWPGPGGAAPEAYAW, from the coding sequence GTGAATCACGTCGCACTCGGCGCCAGCCGCCTCGAGGTCTCGCGGCTGTGCTTGGGCACGATGAACTTCGGCCGCCACGTGTCGACCGCTGACGCGCACGCGATCCTCGATCACGCGCACGAGAGCGGCATCAACTACATCGACACGGCGAACCGCTACGGCACCCCCGACCGACCGCACGCGTCAGAGGAGATCATCGGCGACTGGATCGCGCAGGGCGGAGGACGCCGGGAGCGCACCGTCCTCGCCACGAAGGTGTTCGAGGAGACCGATCCGTGGCCGAACAACGGCGGGCTCTCGGCTCTGAACATCCGGCGCGCGTGCGACGCATCGCTGCGCCGGCTGAAGACCGACTACATCGACATCTACCAGATGCACCACATCGACCGCGGCGCCGGGTGGGACGAGGTGTGGGAGGCCTACGACGTGCTGCGTGCGCAGGGCAAGGTGCTCTACGCGGGCTCGTCGAACTTCGCGGGCTGGCACCTCGCGATGGCGCAGACCTCAGCCCGCGCCCGCGGGTCGCTCGGGCTCGTGTCGGAGCAGTCCGTCTACAGCCTCGCCCAGCGCACGATCGAGCTCGAGGTGCTGCCGGCAGCGCGCGCGCTCGGCATCGGCGTCGTCGCGTGGAGTCCGCTCGCGGGCGGCCTGCTCGCCGGGCCGCCCGATCCCGCCGGCCGTCGCCACTCCGACCCCGGCTTCGCCGAGCGGGCGGCGCGGCACAGCGCTCAGCTCGAGCGGACCGCTGCGATCGCGGACGCGGCCGGGATGCCGGTGGCCGTGCTCGCGCTGTCGTGGCTGCTCGCGCAGCCCGGCCTCGCGGCCGCCATCGTGGGCCCGCGCACGATCGGCCAGCTCGACTCGATGCTGATCGCGGCCGAGGTGCAGCTCGACGATGCCGTCCTCGACGAGCTCGACGAGACGTGGCCGGGCCCCGGCGGCGCAGCGCCCGAGGCGTACGCGTGGTGA
- a CDS encoding ABC transporter substrate-binding protein produces MTIATTRTPAGRIAMVAAGAAVSALVLAGCSASGGDEASADKTTIRFLYATGDETWNSTVDALVTAFNEQSETTTVELDPLPAGTDYATALKTVDATGKWPAVVDMRDTLTYVSAGKLAPIPEEVTSLLEADAFAAAADGNVYTTPYSALNGELGINIVYNKDYFEENDLQVPETYDEFIELLEDIKANGDVPLATAAAEIWPSDQLWKSLAASTFAEYSEDGGYWNVAAAGDASVADLREPLEKLEYITDNFVLDGWQSTADAQTTTLLVNEQAVMATSSAGLGRLMDISKVAPDFNAGMFIVPAEDGNIYVLKNSPVGDTAGGLAISSQAAENEDEYASAIEFLEYFYSVDAANLMQENGWLSPNIVASDEVVQNDSIPGAADYFGLLENPNLVWYENAPEFSTFGSVNTFFRQARIEMQDHQTTIDEAIAKTQAELETQVAAAE; encoded by the coding sequence ATGACAATCGCAACGACGCGGACGCCTGCAGGCCGCATCGCAATGGTGGCTGCTGGGGCGGCTGTGTCGGCACTCGTTCTGGCCGGTTGCAGTGCATCCGGTGGTGACGAGGCTTCTGCCGACAAGACCACGATCCGCTTCCTCTATGCCACGGGCGACGAGACATGGAACAGCACGGTCGACGCGTTGGTGACCGCTTTCAACGAGCAGAGCGAGACCACGACCGTCGAACTCGACCCCCTCCCGGCCGGCACCGACTACGCCACCGCACTCAAGACCGTTGACGCCACGGGGAAGTGGCCCGCGGTAGTCGACATGCGCGACACACTCACGTACGTGAGCGCGGGCAAGCTCGCCCCGATCCCGGAGGAGGTCACCTCGCTCCTCGAAGCGGACGCCTTCGCCGCTGCCGCCGACGGCAACGTCTACACGACCCCCTACAGCGCCCTCAACGGTGAGCTCGGCATCAACATCGTCTACAACAAGGACTACTTCGAGGAGAACGACCTTCAGGTCCCTGAGACCTACGACGAGTTCATCGAACTGCTGGAGGACATCAAGGCCAACGGCGACGTGCCGCTCGCGACCGCCGCTGCGGAGATCTGGCCGTCGGACCAGCTGTGGAAGTCGCTCGCTGCGTCGACGTTCGCCGAGTACTCGGAGGACGGCGGCTATTGGAACGTCGCCGCTGCCGGCGATGCCTCAGTCGCGGACCTGCGTGAGCCGCTCGAGAAGCTCGAGTACATCACCGACAACTTCGTCCTCGACGGCTGGCAGTCCACCGCAGACGCGCAGACGACGACGCTGCTCGTGAACGAGCAGGCCGTCATGGCGACCTCGTCGGCCGGGCTGGGACGCCTCATGGACATCAGCAAGGTCGCACCGGACTTCAACGCCGGCATGTTCATCGTCCCCGCTGAGGACGGCAACATCTACGTGCTGAAGAACAGCCCCGTGGGCGACACCGCCGGCGGCCTCGCGATCTCGTCGCAGGCCGCGGAGAACGAGGACGAGTACGCCTCGGCGATCGAGTTCCTCGAGTACTTCTACTCGGTCGACGCAGCGAACCTGATGCAGGAGAACGGCTGGCTCTCGCCCAACATCGTCGCCTCCGACGAGGTCGTGCAGAACGACTCGATCCCCGGTGCCGCCGACTACTTCGGCCTGCTCGAGAACCCGAACCTCGTCTGGTACGAGAACGCGCCCGAGTTCTCGACGTTCGGGTCGGTGAACACGTTCTTCCGCCAGGCCCGCATCGAGATGCAGGACCACCAGACGACGATCGACGAGGCGATCGCGAAGACCCAGGCCGAACTCGAGACGCAGGTCGCGGCGGCCGAGTAA
- a CDS encoding carbohydrate ABC transporter permease, with protein MSTSDATRLNVLPKARRQKTPKEKKKWTVGEVVVMVVLSVLVLVVAFPVIYALLQSFRTYSEITIDPMGLPTSFTLDNYIALFQQTDYPEALLNTVIITVGTVVLLVAIVPMAAWGIERIGGGWGRFLYILFIAGLMIPFQVRMIPLVKAFNEVGLYSTLTAVILVHLGGAASFGILLYCSFIKGIPIDVEEAAHVDGAGRFRTFWSIVFPMLLPVTSAFVIIQALGLWNDFFIPLVFLDSSNAGTINVALNRMVGLLTSQWQLIYTGAILAIVPSIAIFAAFQRYFIKGMSVGAVKG; from the coding sequence ATGAGCACCTCAGACGCCACCCGCCTCAACGTCCTTCCCAAGGCGCGCCGCCAGAAGACGCCCAAAGAGAAGAAGAAGTGGACCGTCGGCGAAGTCGTCGTCATGGTCGTCCTCTCGGTTCTCGTCCTCGTCGTTGCGTTCCCGGTCATCTACGCGCTGCTGCAGTCCTTCCGCACCTACTCCGAGATCACCATCGACCCGATGGGGCTCCCCACGAGCTTCACCCTCGACAACTACATCGCGCTGTTCCAGCAGACCGACTACCCGGAAGCCCTGCTGAACACGGTGATCATCACGGTGGGCACAGTTGTGCTGCTGGTCGCCATCGTCCCGATGGCCGCGTGGGGCATCGAGCGCATCGGCGGAGGATGGGGACGCTTCCTCTACATCCTCTTCATCGCCGGCCTCATGATCCCGTTCCAGGTGCGCATGATCCCCTTGGTCAAGGCCTTCAACGAGGTGGGGCTCTACAGCACCCTGACGGCCGTCATCCTCGTCCACCTGGGCGGCGCAGCGAGCTTCGGCATCCTGCTGTACTGCAGCTTCATCAAGGGCATCCCGATCGATGTCGAAGAGGCTGCCCACGTCGACGGCGCCGGCCGCTTCCGGACGTTCTGGTCCATCGTGTTCCCGATGCTCCTGCCCGTGACGAGTGCTTTCGTCATCATCCAGGCGCTGGGACTGTGGAACGACTTCTTCATCCCGCTGGTGTTCCTCGACTCGTCGAACGCGGGCACGATCAACGTCGCGCTGAACCGGATGGTGGGCCTGCTCACGTCGCAGTGGCAGCTCATCTACACCGGCGCGATCCTTGCGATCGTCCCGTCGATCGCGATCTTCGCCGCGTTCCAGCGCTACTTCATCAAGGGCATGTCGGTCGGGGCGGTGAAGGGATGA
- a CDS encoding family 43 glycosylhydrolase — MATIHNPVLRGFNPDPSIVRVGEDYYLATSTFEYHPAVRLHHSRDLANWTVVGHALDDGFDLQGIPDSGGVWAPSLSHTDGTFWLAYSIVRTMDGDDKDIDNYLVTADSIEGPWSEPIHLGSRGFDFSFFHDTDGTHWIVGVQWDQRPEHASFSGLVLEQYLPDERRTSGEATVIYREDVLVEGPNLYRIGDEYVLTIASGGTGWNHSITTARSANLTGPYERDPWPAMLTSRDAPGTPLQKAGHGELVQTPGGEWMLAHLASRPTLHLGERYCTLGRETSLQAVVFEDGWLRLRDGGHHGEIDVEIPGVEREVGDAPSDQGASWTDTFADGIDSRRWSTLRVAPDPAVFDTSTSSLRLRGGHSTASVFEQSLLLTRVQEHHATFEAVIDAEPRTTREAAGIVAWYDRQGWIWMQLSWDETAGRSIRVIVREPGRTTRSDAVSVPDGALRLRAELHGPALTFAWATETGEWMPLPGEYPAWMLSDDFGPRLRFTGMFFGVRAEDLDGRGWGAGIRSASLSQTQV, encoded by the coding sequence ATGGCAACGATCCATAACCCCGTGCTGCGGGGCTTCAACCCCGACCCGTCGATCGTGCGTGTCGGCGAGGACTACTACCTCGCCACCAGCACATTCGAGTACCACCCGGCCGTCCGCCTCCATCACTCGCGCGACCTGGCGAACTGGACCGTCGTCGGGCATGCGCTCGACGACGGGTTCGATCTGCAGGGCATTCCGGACTCGGGTGGGGTGTGGGCGCCGAGCCTCAGCCACACCGACGGAACGTTCTGGTTGGCGTACTCCATCGTGCGCACGATGGACGGCGACGACAAGGACATCGACAACTACCTCGTCACCGCGGACTCGATCGAGGGCCCTTGGTCCGAGCCGATACATCTCGGCTCGCGCGGCTTCGACTTCTCGTTCTTCCACGACACCGACGGCACCCACTGGATCGTCGGCGTGCAGTGGGACCAGCGACCCGAGCATGCGTCGTTCAGCGGTCTCGTCCTCGAGCAGTACTTGCCTGACGAGCGTCGCACCAGCGGCGAGGCGACGGTCATCTACCGCGAGGACGTGCTGGTCGAGGGGCCGAACCTGTACCGCATCGGGGACGAGTATGTGCTGACGATCGCGTCGGGCGGCACCGGCTGGAACCACAGCATCACCACAGCCCGATCCGCAAACCTCACCGGTCCCTACGAGCGCGACCCGTGGCCCGCGATGCTGACCAGCCGCGACGCCCCCGGCACGCCGTTGCAGAAGGCCGGGCACGGTGAGCTGGTGCAGACACCCGGAGGCGAGTGGATGCTGGCGCACCTTGCGAGCCGTCCGACACTGCATCTCGGCGAGCGCTATTGCACCCTGGGGCGTGAGACTTCGCTTCAGGCGGTCGTGTTCGAGGACGGATGGCTGCGGCTGCGCGACGGCGGCCACCACGGCGAGATCGACGTCGAGATTCCCGGCGTCGAGCGCGAGGTCGGCGACGCCCCCTCCGACCAGGGGGCTTCGTGGACCGACACCTTCGCCGACGGCATCGACAGCCGCCGCTGGTCGACCCTGCGGGTCGCTCCCGATCCGGCGGTGTTCGACACTTCCACAAGCTCGCTGCGGCTGCGCGGCGGTCACTCGACGGCGTCGGTGTTCGAGCAGTCCTTGCTCCTCACCCGTGTCCAGGAGCACCATGCCACGTTCGAGGCGGTGATCGACGCCGAGCCCCGCACCACACGTGAAGCTGCCGGGATCGTCGCCTGGTACGACCGTCAGGGCTGGATCTGGATGCAGCTGTCGTGGGATGAGACTGCGGGTCGCAGCATCCGGGTCATCGTGAGGGAGCCGGGGCGCACCACCCGATCTGACGCGGTCAGCGTTCCGGATGGCGCGCTGCGCCTGCGCGCAGAGCTGCACGGACCGGCTCTCACCTTCGCGTGGGCGACCGAGACGGGGGAGTGGATGCCCCTACCCGGCGAGTATCCGGCATGGATGCTGTCGGATGACTTCGGTCCGAGACTGCGCTTCACCGGCATGTTCTTCGGAGTGCGTGCCGAGGATCTCGATGGTCGCGGATGGGGTGCCGGCATCCGTTCTGCCTCGCTGAGCCAGACGCAGGTCTGA
- a CDS encoding LacI family DNA-binding transcriptional regulator → MSTSSARNGAPSRGPEPVGRANLADVARLAGVSTATASRVLAGRGTGKAASHARVLAAADELGYVVNGLARSMMGMGRRSIAFVSSQMVGPTFAAMASGAESIATSHHHLFMMCTTHGDPEVEAELIDSLSEQRAAAVLLVGSTPTDEVFAERAAAYSEKLARVGAQLILCGRPAIEGMPNIASIDYDHVGGIEAAVDHLVAHGHRRIAYVGETERMTTSEQRYRGYRTAMQRAGIAVDDALVMHTDNFTDQAEEILHTFRAAHRDVTAYVCQTDIIAVGISEALRADGVRVPDDASVVGFDDMPLAAYLTPSLSTVHAPFHEVGVMAGRIAVGDLPYEGPVVLPSEFIARRSSGPAAGA, encoded by the coding sequence GTGAGCACCTCATCAGCGCGTAATGGCGCCCCGTCTCGGGGCCCCGAGCCTGTCGGTCGCGCGAATCTCGCGGACGTCGCACGGCTCGCCGGCGTGTCGACCGCGACGGCATCGCGCGTCTTGGCCGGCCGGGGTACGGGCAAGGCAGCGAGCCATGCGCGGGTGCTCGCCGCCGCGGACGAACTGGGGTACGTCGTCAACGGCCTCGCCCGATCGATGATGGGCATGGGCCGACGCAGCATCGCGTTCGTGTCGAGCCAGATGGTCGGGCCGACGTTCGCTGCGATGGCATCGGGCGCCGAGAGCATCGCCACCTCGCATCATCACCTGTTCATGATGTGCACCACGCATGGCGACCCGGAGGTCGAAGCCGAGCTCATCGACTCGCTGAGCGAGCAGCGCGCCGCCGCCGTGCTGCTGGTCGGTTCGACGCCGACCGACGAGGTCTTCGCCGAACGCGCGGCCGCATATTCCGAGAAGCTCGCTCGGGTCGGTGCGCAGCTGATCCTCTGCGGTCGCCCCGCGATCGAGGGCATGCCGAACATCGCGAGCATCGACTACGACCACGTCGGCGGTATCGAGGCAGCGGTGGATCACCTTGTCGCGCACGGGCATCGCCGCATCGCCTACGTGGGCGAGACCGAGCGTATGACCACTTCCGAGCAGCGTTACCGCGGCTACCGAACGGCCATGCAGCGTGCGGGCATCGCGGTCGACGATGCACTGGTGATGCACACCGATAACTTCACCGATCAGGCGGAGGAGATCCTCCACACATTCCGCGCCGCGCACCGAGATGTGACCGCGTACGTGTGTCAGACCGACATCATCGCGGTCGGCATTTCGGAGGCCCTCCGGGCAGACGGCGTGCGCGTTCCCGACGACGCTTCGGTCGTCGGATTCGACGACATGCCCCTCGCGGCCTATCTGACGCCGTCGCTGTCCACCGTGCACGCCCCGTTCCACGAGGTCGGCGTGATGGCAGGGCGTATCGCGGTCGGAGACCTCCCCTACGAAGGCCCCGTCGTACTGCCGAGCGAGTTCATCGCGCGCCGATCCTCCGGCCCCGCCGCGGGCGCGTAG
- a CDS encoding NAD(P)-dependent oxidoreductase, with amino-acid sequence MTLQDIATGTLTERAQRIGAFAVHWSPDRPASLSVPGSDIVGRPEVALVEVFTSAEQRARTSQAYIRSGVGSRMRVQSVDGDHSQIVVTQTDPVTGLEASTLLTAATADTLRVETRITNGSDSTIVLTAVGSVTIGIGRTEADLDTLTVSTARSEWLAENRWSEVSLRESVPDLSLPIHGQDGRGHASWTSHGAWSTGELLPVGVLTDTATGHALAWQIESSAGWHVDISQGAAGAALTLLGPTDLENHFAQTLPPGAGFDAVPVALTVSATGRDAALAALTPYRRTLRPDAAGEGLPVVYNDFMNTLMGQPSTDKLIPLIRAASEAGAEVFCIDAGWFADPAIGDWWSTVGEWREACSRFDEAGLRGVIDEIHRLGMRSGLWLEPEVVGVRSPAASTLPDEAFFHRFGARVQEHERYHLDFRHPAARAHVDATVDHLVAEYGVTYLKLDYNINPGAGTEQDATAPGAGLLGHVRAYRDWLVDVQQRHPGLLLENCSSGAMRADYGLLAVTHLQSTTDQQDFLRYPPVAASAPASILPEQCGNWAYPAADMTDAETAFTLVTGLSGRLYLSGFLGQLRPSQRALVSEATVLHKVLRTELSSSTPFWPLGLPGWDDEVICLGLHTPESDLLFVWDRGLDSREVLIPGVIGETSVLFPAGADEWTAMNTRYGLLLGTSAGADARVFRVDTNPDGRRRDYRDEKGDLMKAMMVMAPDARDLVFTEDDLAKLRGMLDVDTDRMITSLDALSDAERARTEVLVTGWGTPDIGPAELDALPSLRAVVHWGGGVGFLDASVADRGIAVSSARAANAIPVAQFTVAMIVLAAKEAFWASRTYGAEQRFIDREAELAHTGLYRSTIGVVGASSIGSMTMEILKDYDVDVLVYDPHLTQERAALLGAEIVDDLVELARRTSILSIHTPDIPELRGMISRDVLAALPDGATVINTARGRLVDQVALVEELQSGRLRAILDVTHPEVLPAGHPLYTLPNVFLTPHLAGSVGSELRRLGATATDEIERLVTGQAFQHPITP; translated from the coding sequence GTGACACTGCAAGACATCGCCACCGGAACGCTCACCGAACGCGCCCAGCGCATCGGCGCCTTCGCCGTGCACTGGTCGCCCGACCGCCCCGCCTCACTATCCGTCCCGGGCTCCGACATCGTCGGGCGCCCCGAAGTCGCGCTGGTCGAGGTGTTCACCTCGGCCGAACAGCGTGCGCGCACCAGCCAGGCCTACATCCGATCCGGCGTCGGTTCGCGGATGCGGGTGCAGTCCGTCGACGGCGACCACAGCCAGATCGTCGTCACGCAGACCGACCCGGTCACCGGGCTCGAGGCATCCACCCTGCTGACCGCGGCGACCGCGGACACTCTGCGGGTCGAGACGCGGATCACGAACGGATCGGATTCGACCATTGTCCTCACCGCGGTGGGTTCTGTGACGATCGGGATCGGCCGTACCGAAGCCGACCTCGACACGCTCACGGTGTCGACCGCGCGCAGCGAGTGGCTCGCCGAGAATCGGTGGTCGGAAGTGTCGCTGCGCGAGAGCGTCCCCGATCTCTCGCTGCCGATTCACGGCCAGGACGGCCGGGGGCACGCATCGTGGACGAGCCATGGGGCCTGGTCGACCGGTGAACTCCTCCCAGTCGGCGTCCTCACCGACACCGCGACCGGACACGCCCTCGCGTGGCAGATCGAATCAAGCGCGGGTTGGCACGTCGACATCAGCCAGGGGGCGGCGGGAGCCGCTCTCACCCTCCTCGGCCCCACCGACCTCGAGAATCACTTCGCCCAGACCCTTCCGCCGGGCGCGGGGTTCGACGCCGTGCCGGTGGCGCTCACCGTGTCGGCTACGGGGCGCGACGCCGCTCTGGCCGCCCTGACCCCGTACCGGCGCACGCTTCGTCCGGATGCAGCGGGCGAGGGCTTGCCGGTCGTCTACAACGACTTCATGAACACGCTGATGGGGCAGCCCTCGACCGACAAGCTGATCCCACTCATCCGTGCCGCTTCTGAGGCCGGCGCCGAGGTGTTCTGTATTGACGCGGGGTGGTTCGCCGATCCCGCGATCGGCGACTGGTGGTCGACCGTCGGTGAGTGGCGCGAGGCATGCAGTCGGTTCGATGAGGCGGGGCTGCGCGGGGTGATCGACGAGATTCACCGATTGGGCATGCGCTCGGGGCTCTGGCTCGAACCGGAGGTCGTCGGTGTCCGCAGCCCGGCGGCATCGACCCTGCCGGACGAAGCCTTCTTCCACCGGTTCGGTGCGCGGGTGCAGGAGCACGAGCGTTACCATCTCGACTTCCGTCACCCCGCAGCCAGAGCGCACGTCGACGCGACCGTCGACCACCTGGTGGCCGAGTATGGAGTCACCTACCTGAAGCTGGACTACAACATCAATCCTGGAGCCGGGACCGAACAGGATGCCACGGCTCCCGGTGCGGGTCTTCTCGGGCACGTGCGCGCCTACCGCGACTGGCTCGTGGATGTGCAGCAGAGGCATCCTGGGCTCCTGCTCGAGAACTGCAGCTCGGGCGCGATGCGGGCCGACTACGGTCTTCTCGCCGTGACCCATCTTCAGTCGACGACGGACCAGCAGGACTTCCTGCGATATCCACCGGTCGCGGCATCCGCGCCCGCTTCCATCCTGCCCGAGCAATGCGGGAACTGGGCGTACCCCGCGGCCGACATGACGGATGCCGAGACGGCATTCACGCTCGTGACCGGCCTCAGCGGGCGCCTGTACCTGTCAGGCTTCCTCGGGCAGCTGCGCCCGTCGCAACGTGCTCTGGTCTCCGAGGCGACAGTGCTGCACAAGGTACTGCGCACCGAACTCTCGAGCTCGACGCCGTTCTGGCCGCTGGGGCTGCCGGGATGGGATGACGAGGTCATATGCCTGGGGTTGCATACACCCGAGAGCGACCTGCTGTTCGTGTGGGACCGCGGCCTCGACTCTCGCGAGGTGCTGATTCCCGGCGTCATCGGCGAGACTTCGGTGCTGTTCCCTGCGGGTGCCGACGAGTGGACGGCGATGAACACCCGCTACGGCTTGCTGCTGGGCACGAGCGCGGGAGCTGACGCCCGCGTGTTCCGGGTCGACACGAACCCGGACGGGCGCAGACGCGACTATCGCGATGAGAAAGGCGATCTGATGAAGGCCATGATGGTGATGGCTCCGGACGCCCGGGACCTCGTCTTCACCGAGGATGACCTCGCGAAACTGCGCGGCATGCTGGACGTCGACACCGATCGGATGATCACGTCGCTGGACGCGCTGTCCGACGCGGAGCGCGCTCGCACCGAGGTGCTCGTCACAGGATGGGGGACGCCCGACATCGGGCCGGCGGAACTGGACGCGCTTCCGTCGCTTCGGGCGGTCGTCCACTGGGGGGGCGGCGTGGGCTTCCTCGACGCATCCGTCGCCGATCGCGGGATCGCGGTGTCATCCGCCCGCGCCGCGAACGCAATTCCGGTCGCGCAGTTCACCGTCGCCATGATCGTCCTCGCCGCGAAGGAGGCGTTCTGGGCATCGCGCACCTACGGAGCCGAGCAGCGCTTCATCGACCGCGAGGCCGAGCTGGCGCACACCGGACTGTACCGATCCACGATCGGCGTCGTCGGTGCCTCCAGCATCGGTTCGATGACGATGGAGATCCTGAAGGACTACGACGTCGACGTTCTGGTGTACGACCCCCACCTCACACAGGAGCGCGCGGCTCTCCTCGGTGCCGAGATCGTCGATGACCTCGTCGAGCTCGCCCGACGCACCTCCATCCTGTCGATCCACACGCCCGACATCCCGGAGCTGCGCGGCATGATCTCGCGTGACGTGCTCGCCGCCCTTCCGGACGGGGCGACGGTCATCAACACTGCGCGGGGCCGGTTGGTCGATCAGGTCGCGCTTGTCGAAGAGCTCCAGTCAGGGCGGCTGCGAGCGATCCTCGACGTCACCCACCCTGAGGTGCTCCCTGCAGGACACCCGCTGTACACACTGCCGAACGTCTTCCTCACACCCCACCTGGCTGGTTCGGTGGGGAGCGAATTGCGCAGGCTCGGCGCCACCGCCACTGACGAGATCGAGCGCCTCGTCACCGGTCAGGCATTCCAGCATCCGATCACTCCCTGA